A single Marinitoga aeolica DNA region contains:
- a CDS encoding cyclic nucleotide-binding domain-containing protein, which yields MEKLKFYEEKDIQDENEYSIGLIVLKKGDLLCQSRFCDYRKIYINKGVFSEEFLFGVKTNEFLKNVRNSEILIIDDLNEANEYLSQNKELLKLAIEKRINMLINMNKKISSKFSRSNEEKIYTDQETKKIFKKIYRYNWNYFNDKFIQSYIYAREKILEEEVEDALDILNKINLNEIKDPFFKAEIDIWKIYCTNFLNKKKANELFEKIKYKYDFLDSLFSFKILKSILKGNELENIYKTYFKKGYLIPGNTVLFYEGEEGDWSFLVLSGNIYVSRFIENNTEILLNILTEGEIVGEIAVLQSIKRTATVFTKTPLQMILINSENFENLIEESYLLGKNILKALIYRVDFQKNLLSQHDLISKASLLIKKYSIERLNQLRLTPNQFLNLFCIKEDINEFFAELVKNKIATLRPDGTLYFK from the coding sequence ATGGAGAAATTAAAATTTTATGAGGAAAAAGACATTCAAGATGAAAATGAATATTCAATAGGTCTTATAGTATTAAAGAAAGGCGATTTATTATGCCAATCGCGTTTTTGTGATTATAGGAAAATATATATTAATAAAGGAGTATTTTCAGAGGAATTTTTGTTTGGAGTAAAAACAAACGAATTTTTAAAAAATGTAAGAAACAGTGAGATTTTAATTATAGATGATTTAAATGAAGCGAATGAATATTTATCTCAAAATAAAGAATTATTAAAATTGGCTATAGAAAAAAGAATAAATATGCTCATTAACATGAATAAAAAAATTTCATCAAAATTCTCGCGATCAAATGAAGAAAAAATATATACAGATCAGGAAACAAAGAAAATTTTTAAAAAAATATATAGATATAATTGGAACTATTTTAATGATAAATTTATTCAAAGTTATATCTATGCAAGAGAAAAAATATTAGAAGAAGAAGTAGAAGATGCGTTAGATATTCTTAATAAAATAAATTTAAATGAAATAAAAGATCCTTTTTTTAAAGCAGAAATAGATATATGGAAAATATATTGTACGAATTTTTTAAACAAAAAAAAGGCTAATGAATTATTTGAAAAAATTAAATACAAATATGATTTTTTAGATTCTTTATTTTCTTTTAAAATATTAAAAAGCATATTAAAAGGAAATGAATTAGAAAATATATATAAAACATATTTTAAAAAAGGATATTTAATTCCAGGTAATACTGTTTTGTTTTATGAAGGTGAAGAAGGAGATTGGTCTTTTTTAGTCTTAAGTGGTAATATTTATGTTTCACGGTTTATTGAAAATAATACGGAAATATTATTAAATATTTTAACTGAAGGAGAAATTGTAGGTGAAATTGCGGTCTTACAGAGCATAAAAAGAACTGCAACTGTTTTTACTAAAACACCATTACAGATGATTTTAATTAATTCGGAGAATTTTGAAAATTTAATTGAAGAAAGTTATTTGTTGGGTAAAAATATATTGAAGGCGCTTATATATAGAGTTGATTTTCAGAAGAATTTATTAAGTCAACATGATTTAATTTCAAAAGCTTCTTTGTTAATAAAAAAATATTCTATTGAAAGATTAAATCAATTACGATTGACACCTAATCAATTTTTAAATTTATTTTGTATTAAAGAAGATATAAATGAATTTTTTGCAGAGCTTGTTAAAAATAAAATAGCAACCTTGAGGCCTGATGGAACACTTTATTTTAAATGA
- a CDS encoding secondary thiamine-phosphate synthase enzyme YjbQ encodes MLKEFFISTSHRNEYIDITHNIRDFVKESKIKDGIAIIFVPHTTAGITMNENADPSVKRDMKEFLNKLIPSESYFTHLEGNSDSHIKSTLVGPSLTIIIKDNDILLGTWQGIYFCEFDGPRRRKFFIKLMSD; translated from the coding sequence ATGTTGAAAGAATTTTTTATTTCGACATCACATAGAAATGAATATATAGATATTACTCATAATATAAGAGATTTTGTAAAAGAAAGTAAAATAAAAGATGGAATTGCCATAATTTTTGTACCACATACTACAGCAGGAATTACAATGAATGAGAATGCAGATCCATCTGTAAAAAGAGATATGAAAGAATTTTTGAATAAATTAATACCTTCAGAATCTTATTTTACGCATCTTGAAGGTAATTCTGATTCGCACATTAAATCAACATTGGTTGGCCCCTCTTTAACTATAATAATAAAAGATAATGATATATTATTAGGGACATGGCAAGGAATATACTTTTGTGAATTTGATGGTCCAAGGAGAAGAAAATTTTTTATTAAGTTAATGAGTGATTAA
- the minD gene encoding septum site-determining protein MinD yields the protein MKKSKVIVVTSGKGGVGKTTVSANIGASLALMGYDVCLIDADIGLKNLDLVLGLENRIVYTILDVVKGGKSPIEAVVKHKQIKKLNLLASSQIANKDMISPEDMKMIVNELSKHFDYVIVDSPAGIERGFKNAVVAAQHAIVVTTPELTAISDADRVIGLLENEKFDEDSISLVVNRVKLHMINKNEMLSPEDIKTGLAIELLGVVPDSEEIIIATNKGVPVTLEDNSRVSNIFMNIAQRIAGKENPIENDFALLKDDSRKGFMGFLQKMFGGR from the coding sequence ATGAAAAAAAGTAAAGTTATTGTTGTTACTTCTGGGAAGGGGGGAGTAGGGAAAACAACTGTTTCCGCAAACATAGGTGCTTCCCTGGCTTTAATGGGATATGATGTATGTTTAATTGATGCAGACATTGGATTAAAAAATTTAGATTTAGTTTTAGGACTTGAAAATAGAATTGTCTATACTATTTTAGATGTTGTAAAAGGTGGCAAATCACCAATAGAAGCAGTTGTTAAGCACAAACAAATAAAAAAGCTAAATTTATTGGCGTCTTCTCAGATTGCAAATAAAGATATGATATCACCTGAAGATATGAAAATGATAGTAAATGAATTATCTAAACATTTTGATTATGTAATTGTTGATTCTCCTGCAGGAATTGAAAGAGGGTTTAAAAATGCAGTTGTAGCAGCACAACATGCAATAGTTGTTACAACTCCTGAGTTAACAGCTATAAGCGATGCTGATAGAGTTATAGGATTATTAGAAAATGAAAAATTTGATGAAGATAGTATTTCTTTGGTAGTTAATAGAGTAAAACTTCATATGATAAATAAAAACGAAATGCTTTCTCCTGAAGATATTAAAACAGGATTAGCTATTGAATTATTAGGTGTTGTTCCTGATAGTGAAGAAATAATTATTGCGACTAATAAAGGTGTTCCTGTTACATTAGAGGATAATTCAAGAGTTTCAAATATATTTATGAATATTGCACAAAGGATTGCTGGGAAGGAGAATCCAATAGAAAATGATTTTGCGCTTTTAAAGGATGATTCTAGAAAAGGGTTTATGGGATTCCTGCAAAAGATGTTTGGTGGCAGGTGA
- a CDS encoding ferredoxin, whose protein sequence is MKVFVDQDACIGCGVCENLCPDVFKISDEGKAEALVSETDLPCAQDAADSCPTQAISVEE, encoded by the coding sequence GTGAAAGTATTCGTTGACCAAGACGCATGTATCGGATGTGGAGTTTGTGAAAACTTATGTCCAGATGTATTCAAAATTAGTGACGAAGGTAAAGCAGAAGCATTAGTTTCTGAAACAGATTTACCTTGCGCACAAGATGCAGCAGATTCATGTCCAACACAAGCTATTTCAGTTGAAGAATAA
- a CDS encoding D-2-hydroxyacid dehydrogenase — protein sequence MWIHINDPLAEEATQRLKDALPEAKITIEHFEKEELKEKVKDFDVLVVRSATKVTSEIIENGKNLKLIARAGMGLDNVDLEAAKEKNIKVINTPGANSLSVAELVVGYMLSIYRHLVTGTTSLREGKWEKKKLKGYELTGKTLGIVGFGHIGKLVRKLVTGFDMKVLVFDVFEIPEEVQKEHNVKQVSFEELIKNSDIITLHVPLNEKTKHLISEKEFEMMKDNVVIINAARGGVVDEEALLKSLESGKILGVGLDVFETEPPTSELQMKLLNHPMVVATPHIGATTKEAQRRVGLELVDKMVEIIKNM from the coding sequence ATGTGGATACATATTAACGATCCTTTAGCTGAGGAAGCTACACAAAGATTAAAAGATGCATTACCAGAAGCAAAAATAACAATTGAACACTTTGAAAAAGAAGAATTAAAAGAAAAAGTTAAAGATTTCGATGTTTTAGTTGTAAGAAGTGCTACAAAAGTAACAAGTGAAATAATAGAAAATGGTAAAAATTTAAAATTAATAGCCAGAGCAGGAATGGGATTGGATAATGTTGATTTAGAAGCTGCTAAGGAAAAGAATATAAAAGTAATTAATACTCCTGGCGCTAATTCCTTATCAGTTGCAGAATTGGTAGTAGGATATATGTTATCAATATACAGACATCTTGTAACTGGAACTACTTCATTAAGAGAAGGAAAATGGGAAAAGAAAAAATTAAAAGGTTATGAATTAACTGGAAAAACGTTAGGTATTGTTGGATTTGGACATATTGGTAAATTAGTTAGAAAGTTAGTTACAGGGTTTGATATGAAAGTATTAGTATTTGACGTTTTTGAGATTCCCGAAGAAGTTCAAAAAGAACATAATGTAAAACAAGTATCTTTTGAAGAATTGATTAAAAACTCTGACATTATTACGTTACATGTTCCATTAAATGAAAAGACAAAACATTTAATATCTGAAAAAGAATTTGAAATGATGAAGGATAATGTAGTTATAATTAATGCAGCTCGTGGTGGAGTAGTTGATGAAGAAGCATTGTTAAAATCTTTAGAATCAGGTAAAATTCTTGGAGTAGGATTAGATGTATTTGAAACAGAACCACCAACTTCAGAATTACAAATGAAGTTATTGAACCATCCTATGGTTGTAGCAACTCCACATATTGGGGCAACAACAAAAGAAGCACAAAGAAGAGTAGGATTAGAATTAGTAGATAAAATGGTGGAAATAATAAAAAATATGTAA
- a CDS encoding pyridoxal-phosphate-dependent aminotransferase family protein, producing MAKMIRKNYLLAPGPTPVPIDLLLEGAKDTIHHRTPQYLEIQKIALEGAQYIFQTKNPVFILSSSGTGAMETAVANTLNPGDKAIVVVAGKFGERWMEICKAYGIDPIVVDLEWGDYVKPETIKELLEKNPDTKAVFTTLSETSTGTIHPIKEIAEIVKDTDAIIAVDAISGMLAQPLKMDEWNLDIVVTGVQKGFMMPPGIALISVSEKAWKVIEENKNHHYYFDLKAYKKKYPDSPYTPPVNLVYQLAKSVQMIEEEGIENVWERHRIMADATRAAVKAMGLELFAKNPGNVLTSVKVPEGVDGGKILKYLRDEEGVTFAGGQAHLKGKIIRIAHLGYMSKYDVIVGISALEMALKKFGFDVELGSGVKAAQEVFMKEGV from the coding sequence ATGGCAAAAATGATAAGAAAAAATTATTTGTTGGCACCAGGCCCAACTCCTGTGCCTATTGATTTATTGTTGGAAGGTGCAAAAGATACAATTCATCACAGAACTCCTCAATATTTAGAAATTCAAAAAATAGCTTTAGAAGGGGCACAATATATTTTTCAGACAAAAAATCCTGTATTTATATTATCTTCATCAGGAACAGGAGCAATGGAAACAGCTGTTGCTAATACTTTAAATCCAGGAGATAAAGCTATCGTAGTCGTTGCTGGTAAATTTGGTGAAAGATGGATGGAAATTTGTAAAGCTTATGGAATAGATCCTATTGTTGTGGATTTAGAATGGGGAGATTACGTAAAACCAGAAACAATTAAAGAATTATTAGAAAAAAATCCTGATACTAAAGCTGTATTTACAACATTAAGTGAAACATCAACAGGTACAATACATCCTATAAAAGAAATAGCTGAAATAGTAAAAGATACAGATGCAATTATTGCCGTAGATGCTATCAGTGGTATGCTAGCTCAACCTTTGAAAATGGATGAATGGAATTTAGATATAGTTGTAACAGGTGTCCAAAAAGGTTTCATGATGCCTCCCGGTATTGCTTTAATTAGTGTAAGTGAAAAGGCATGGAAAGTGATCGAAGAAAATAAAAATCATCACTATTACTTTGATTTGAAAGCTTATAAGAAAAAATATCCAGATTCACCATATACACCACCGGTAAATTTAGTTTATCAATTAGCAAAATCTGTCCAAATGATAGAAGAAGAAGGAATTGAAAATGTTTGGGAAAGACATAGAATAATGGCTGATGCAACAAGGGCAGCTGTTAAAGCTATGGGACTTGAATTATTTGCAAAAAATCCTGGAAATGTTTTAACTTCAGTAAAAGTTCCTGAAGGCGTTGATGGTGGAAAAATACTAAAATATCTAAGAGATGAAGAAGGGGTAACCTTTGCTGGTGGTCAAGCACACTTAAAAGGAAAAATTATAAGAATTGCTCATTTAGGATACATGTCAAAATATGATGTTATTGTCGGAATTAGTGCTTTAGAAATGGCATTAAAGAAATTTGGTTTTGATGTTGAATTGGGTTCAGGTGTCAAAGCTGCACAAGAAGTATTTATGAAAGAAGGTGTTTAA
- a CDS encoding isochorismatase family protein, with protein sequence MEIIKKLKNMEFNSENTAILCVDCQNGFTLRCPNELPVEGTDEKWIKSVNEFLNEAKKNNYLIVASKDDHPKNHKSFEIWPPHCIKNTFGNELFINTYDFVVKKGTTENTDSYSAFYEDFKTKKENSLENILNEYKIKKLIVLGLAGDVCVLETIKTALERGFDIVVLNDYIKSVNKKNINKILESENLSNEVKII encoded by the coding sequence GTGGAAATTATAAAAAAACTAAAAAATATGGAGTTCAATTCAGAAAATACTGCTATATTATGTGTTGATTGTCAAAATGGTTTTACTTTACGTTGCCCAAATGAATTACCTGTCGAAGGGACTGATGAAAAATGGATAAAATCTGTGAATGAATTTTTAAACGAAGCGAAAAAAAATAATTATTTAATAGTTGCAAGTAAAGATGATCATCCGAAAAATCATAAATCTTTTGAAATATGGCCACCACATTGTATAAAAAACACATTTGGAAATGAATTATTTATTAATACATATGATTTTGTAGTAAAAAAGGGGACTACTGAGAATACAGATAGTTACTCCGCCTTTTATGAGGATTTTAAAACCAAAAAAGAAAATAGTTTAGAAAATATATTAAATGAATATAAAATAAAAAAATTAATTGTATTAGGATTAGCCGGAGATGTATGCGTATTGGAAACTATAAAAACAGCCTTAGAAAGAGGTTTTGACATTGTAGTATTGAACGATTATATAAAAAGTGTAAACAAAAAAAATATAAATAAAATTTTAGAATCAGAAAATTTAAGCAACGAAGTAAAAATTATTTAA
- a CDS encoding DUF2089 domain-containing protein — MKKNRLTRCPVCGGELIISEFKCPECDVTIRGNFHLDDFAKLSDEQLYFLKIFIKNRGNLSDVQKEIGISYPTAKARLEGVVRAMGFIEEKTRIDTLKILEKIEKGELTPEEAKEILRGKKGE; from the coding sequence ATGAAAAAAAATAGATTAACACGTTGCCCTGTATGCGGTGGTGAATTGATTATTTCAGAATTTAAATGTCCTGAATGTGACGTTACTATTAGAGGTAATTTCCATCTGGATGATTTTGCAAAGCTTTCTGATGAACAATTATATTTTTTAAAGATTTTTATAAAAAATAGAGGTAATCTTTCTGATGTTCAAAAAGAAATAGGTATTTCTTATCCTACAGCAAAGGCAAGATTGGAGGGGGTAGTCAGGGCTATGGGATTTATTGAGGAAAAAACTAGAATTGATACATTAAAAATTCTTGAAAAAATAGAAAAAGGGGAACTAACTCCAGAAGAAGCCAAGGAAATTTTAAGAGGAAAGAAGGGGGAATAA
- a CDS encoding DUF4097 family beta strand repeat-containing protein encodes MNGILKPEKSVKEIILNFVDVDIDIEYGNENIFEYEDFPENIEIENYVENEKWYLNVKPKSDSFISKMFGFSFNFSSGGYVKLKINSDILNISINNVNGDVSLNKVSLNNFYVKSISGDTGIYNSKIKFLEFYTTSGDLETTNSPIYSLNIKTISGDCELDYLTENFKEAKIKTVSGDIDLYIAGKEEVFINKNTAPSGDVHTNLSLKFEHSTDRFINFKSVSGDLTIKEKKKTQNNDVVFEENKKTKINNLLTPEEQKILELYNAGKINREFAIELLENVGYTQSDAESFLNDYIGGDNK; translated from the coding sequence ATGAACGGGATTTTGAAACCTGAAAAAAGTGTCAAAGAGATAATTTTAAACTTCGTAGATGTGGATATAGATATTGAGTATGGTAATGAAAATATTTTTGAATATGAAGATTTTCCTGAAAATATTGAAATAGAAAACTATGTAGAAAACGAAAAATGGTATTTAAATGTTAAACCAAAATCTGATTCGTTTATATCAAAAATGTTTGGTTTTTCATTTAACTTCAGTTCTGGTGGATATGTAAAATTAAAAATTAACTCAGATATTTTAAATATTTCAATTAACAATGTAAATGGCGATGTATCTTTAAATAAAGTTTCACTTAATAATTTTTATGTCAAAAGCATTTCAGGAGATACTGGTATATATAATTCAAAAATAAAATTCCTTGAATTTTACACCACAAGTGGTGATTTAGAAACAACCAATTCTCCAATTTATTCTTTAAATATTAAAACAATTTCTGGAGATTGTGAATTAGATTATCTAACAGAAAACTTTAAAGAAGCTAAAATAAAAACCGTTTCGGGAGATATTGATTTATATATCGCTGGAAAAGAGGAAGTATTTATAAATAAAAACACCGCGCCCTCTGGTGATGTACATACAAATCTTTCTTTAAAATTCGAGCATTCAACAGATAGATTTATTAATTTCAAAAGTGTGAGTGGTGATTTAACTATTAAAGAAAAAAAGAAAACACAAAATAATGATGTTGTGTTTGAAGAAAATAAAAAAACAAAAATCAACAACTTATTAACTCCAGAAGAACAAAAAATATTAGAATTATATAACGCTGGAAAAATAAATAGAGAATTTGCGATTGAATTATTGGAAAATGTTGGATATACTCAAAGCGATGCTGAATCTTTTTTAAATGACTATATTGGCGGGGATAATAAATGA
- a CDS encoding M1 family aminopeptidase — protein MKKLLISIIVIINLISFAANYDLNIRLIEKEKAILGYLTVTLENNEEPYFALFPNLDSHDNPYLNSLFESKEKSRIDIIKVTDENNNLLDFSYENYPSKKFRNYQRKNGILKVNTNKKILKITFKTYFSKKANADNVTFDDIYIWRFGWYPIVINKNSDYLLPHHTVSVKIENNDNFIPILSGKKINGKYYSEGKYVSMPIVFIKKESFNKLSLNSKDYIINIWYRKGQEQRAAVMATHVIKALELHTKDFGKLKYSTINVVQDPYPGMYGMAADGMFLLGDGFFTTADLVLPGLLEPLTFYVVSHELAHMWFGIGVGVDFADNNFMSESLADYSAHISMYEKYGDDRLYNIYLPDILTDSFSETLVKNFSVLDQKGIFNLGYYKIENAVTDDIDKIPVNFASYIYYNKGKRALFSLGDYLGRRKLTNILAEYYEKYNEKSPTENDFLTFLSKYVDKDILYDLFINKKNFDASIKHKDNKIIIDLDDMKIPTKIRVLTKEGTKEYVTVKNIEYNVKDILAIDIDPDMHTFDVERHNNHYPPLIKSNLLLNDDISKFDAYEINFKTSFNTVNNFYQNSSFVSFEKFPYYNFDLGYYSLYSDTFSVLDLGINSNINLKPNPWFSLNLNYLKSLYNSYQNLSGQLSISIPTQLDIGSSSKAIAYSTTFLLNGEFIDLKNYLINPTLIYENLYNLGIYLSGSYYLINNNENYVNAYTLNTAYFFDNYLPFLNSFSLELKYADSSVFNPLYDKISLLEEPDALLSQFNLVKEVYGINLDLFNFSDESDKRINVFNLFSIGDIDYTLNGIYKLIDYDNLFGLTFDISPEIYFITDENIPIDLEFGTYYLPSKNLYSITFSFSTTLDTTIRNIIK, from the coding sequence ATGAAAAAACTGCTTATATCAATTATTGTAATAATAAATTTAATTTCATTTGCTGCTAATTATGATTTAAACATTAGACTAATTGAAAAAGAAAAAGCTATTTTAGGTTATTTAACTGTTACTTTAGAAAATAATGAAGAACCATATTTTGCTTTATTTCCTAATTTAGATAGTCATGATAATCCTTATTTAAACTCTTTATTCGAATCAAAAGAAAAAAGTAGAATCGATATTATTAAAGTAACTGATGAAAATAACAATCTTTTAGATTTTTCTTATGAAAATTATCCTTCAAAAAAGTTTAGAAATTATCAAAGAAAAAATGGAATACTAAAAGTAAACACTAATAAAAAAATATTAAAAATTACATTTAAAACATATTTTTCAAAAAAAGCCAACGCTGATAATGTTACTTTTGATGATATCTATATTTGGCGATTTGGATGGTACCCTATAGTAATAAATAAAAATAGTGATTATTTACTTCCACATCATACCGTATCTGTAAAGATTGAAAACAACGATAATTTTATACCTATATTGTCAGGCAAAAAAATAAATGGAAAATACTATTCTGAAGGAAAATATGTTTCTATGCCTATAGTTTTTATAAAAAAGGAGTCATTCAATAAGTTATCGCTAAATTCAAAGGATTATATTATAAATATATGGTATAGAAAAGGTCAGGAACAAAGAGCAGCAGTTATGGCAACACATGTTATTAAAGCTTTAGAACTACATACAAAAGATTTTGGGAAATTGAAATATTCAACTATTAATGTTGTGCAAGATCCATATCCGGGAATGTATGGTATGGCAGCTGATGGAATGTTTTTATTAGGAGATGGATTCTTTACAACTGCGGATTTAGTTTTACCTGGATTATTAGAACCATTAACTTTTTATGTGGTTTCACACGAATTAGCTCATATGTGGTTTGGAATTGGAGTGGGTGTCGATTTTGCAGATAATAATTTTATGAGCGAATCTTTAGCAGATTATTCTGCACATATATCAATGTATGAAAAGTATGGTGATGATAGATTATACAATATTTATTTACCAGATATTTTAACCGATAGTTTTTCAGAAACTCTCGTTAAAAATTTTTCAGTTCTTGATCAAAAAGGCATATTCAATTTAGGTTATTACAAGATAGAAAATGCTGTTACTGATGATATTGATAAAATTCCAGTTAACTTTGCATCCTATATTTATTATAATAAAGGTAAAAGAGCTTTATTTTCATTGGGGGACTATTTAGGAAGAAGAAAACTAACTAATATACTTGCAGAATATTATGAAAAATATAATGAGAAAAGCCCTACAGAGAATGATTTTTTAACTTTTTTATCAAAATATGTAGATAAAGATATTTTATATGATTTATTTATTAATAAGAAAAATTTTGATGCATCTATTAAACATAAAGATAACAAAATTATAATTGATCTTGATGATATGAAAATTCCTACAAAAATAAGGGTTTTAACCAAAGAGGGGACAAAAGAATATGTGACAGTCAAAAATATAGAATATAACGTTAAAGATATATTAGCTATTGATATAGATCCAGATATGCATACATTTGATGTTGAAAGACATAATAATCATTATCCACCTTTAATAAAGTCAAATTTATTATTAAATGATGATATTTCAAAATTTGATGCTTATGAGATAAATTTCAAAACAAGCTTTAATACTGTAAATAATTTTTATCAAAACTCTTCTTTTGTGTCATTTGAAAAATTCCCTTATTATAATTTTGACTTAGGATATTATTCTTTATATTCTGATACATTTTCAGTGTTGGATTTAGGAATAAATTCAAATATAAATCTCAAACCAAATCCATGGTTTAGTCTAAATTTAAATTATTTAAAAAGTTTATATAATTCATATCAAAATTTATCCGGTCAATTATCTATATCAATACCAACTCAATTAGATATTGGAAGTTCATCAAAAGCTATTGCTTATTCAACAACTTTTCTCTTAAATGGCGAATTTATTGATTTAAAAAATTATCTGATAAATCCAACCTTAATCTATGAAAATCTTTATAACCTGGGCATATATCTTTCTGGTAGTTATTATCTTATCAATAATAACGAAAATTATGTCAATGCTTATACTTTAAATACAGCTTATTTTTTTGATAATTATTTACCATTTTTAAATTCATTTAGTTTAGAATTAAAATATGCAGATAGTTCAGTATTTAATCCGTTATATGATAAAATTTCTTTACTTGAAGAACCAGACGCACTACTTTCACAATTTAATCTTGTTAAAGAAGTGTATGGTATTAACCTTGATTTATTTAATTTTTCAGATGAATCAGATAAAAGAATTAATGTATTTAATCTATTCTCTATTGGAGACATTGATTATACTCTAAATGGCATTTACAAATTAATAGATTATGATAATTTATTTGGACTAACTTTTGATATATCACCAGAAATCTATTTTATAACTGATGAGAATATACCTATTGATTTGGAATTCGGAACATATTATTTACCATCAAAAAATTTGTATTCAATTACATTTTCATTCTCAACAACACTTGATACAACTATTAGAAATATTATTAAATAA
- the wecB gene encoding non-hydrolyzing UDP-N-acetylglucosamine 2-epimerase, which translates to MKVGLIFGTRPEAIKMAPVYHTLKEYGIEAKVIATAQHREMLDQVLELFDIKPDFDLNVMTHRQTLPELTKNLIDKLDKIMREENFDYILVQGDTTSTFVGALISFYYKIPVGHVEAGLRTDNIYNPFPEEMNRRLTTVISSIHFPPTQISKNNLLKEGISEDRIYITGNTVIDALLWVIEKNKDKIEKILEKYGLKDKKYILMTMHRRENWGEPMKSVMHAVKEFLLENKDIYLVFPVHLNPAVREIVFPELEKLENAILIDPVEYLEFTALMSGSYFIMTDSGGIQEEAPALGKPTLVLRKTTERPEAIEAGTAKLIGTNKEVVLEYMNKLTFDNEFYSKMSKAKNPFGDGKASMRIAKILLKQKVEEFKI; encoded by the coding sequence ATGAAAGTTGGATTAATATTTGGTACAAGGCCAGAAGCAATAAAGATGGCACCAGTTTATCACACATTAAAAGAATATGGAATAGAAGCAAAAGTAATAGCAACAGCACAGCACAGAGAAATGTTAGATCAGGTATTAGAACTTTTCGATATAAAACCAGATTTTGATTTAAATGTCATGACACATAGGCAAACATTACCAGAATTAACAAAAAATTTAATTGATAAATTGGATAAAATAATGAGAGAAGAGAACTTTGATTATATATTAGTGCAAGGCGATACAACATCCACATTTGTAGGGGCCTTAATATCATTTTATTATAAAATTCCTGTTGGACATGTTGAAGCGGGTTTGAGAACAGATAACATATATAATCCATTTCCTGAAGAAATGAATAGAAGATTAACAACTGTTATAAGTTCTATACACTTCCCTCCAACACAAATATCCAAAAATAATCTACTAAAAGAAGGTATTTCTGAAGATAGAATTTATATTACTGGAAATACTGTGATAGATGCATTGTTATGGGTTATAGAAAAAAATAAAGATAAAATAGAAAAAATATTGGAAAAATATGGATTAAAAGATAAAAAATATATATTAATGACAATGCATAGGAGAGAAAATTGGGGAGAACCAATGAAGAGTGTAATGCATGCAGTGAAAGAATTTTTATTAGAAAATAAAGATATTTATCTTGTATTTCCGGTACATTTAAATCCAGCTGTAAGAGAAATTGTGTTTCCAGAATTAGAAAAATTAGAGAATGCAATATTAATAGATCCAGTGGAATATCTTGAATTTACAGCATTAATGTCAGGTTCATATTTTATAATGACAGATTCAGGTGGAATTCAAGAAGAAGCTCCTGCTTTGGGAAAACCTACATTGGTATTAAGAAAAACTACAGAAAGACCTGAAGCTATCGAAGCAGGTACAGCAAAATTAATAGGGACGAATAAAGAAGTGGTTTTAGAATATATGAATAAATTGACCTTCGATAATGAATTTTATTCAAAAATGTCAAAAGCTAAAAACCCTTTTGGTGATGGAAAAGCATCAATGAGAATAGCAAAAATTCTTCTTAAACAAAAAGTTGAAGAATTTAAAATATAA